One segment of Mus caroli chromosome 6, CAROLI_EIJ_v1.1, whole genome shotgun sequence DNA contains the following:
- the Plxna4 gene encoding plexin-A4 isoform X2, whose translation MKAMPWNWTCLLSHLLVVGMGSSTLLPRQPPQLSQKPSFVTFRGEPAEGFNHLVVDERTGHIYLGAVNRIYKLSSDLKVLVTHQTGPDEDNPKCYPPRIVQTCNEPLASTNNVNKMLLIDYKENRLIACGSLYQGICKLLRLEDLFKLGEPFHKKEHYLSGVNESGSVFGVIVSYSNFDDKLFIATAVDGKPEYFPTISSRKLTKNSEADGMFAYVFHDEFVASMIKIPSDTFTVIPDFDIYYVYGFSSGNFVYFLTLQPEMVSPPGSTTKEQVYTSKLVRLCKEDTAFNSYVEVPIGCERNGVEYRLLQAAYLSKAGAVLGRTLGVRPDDDLLFTVFSKGQKRKMKSLDESALCIFILKQINDRIKDRLQSCYRGEGTLDLAWLKVKDIPCSSALLTIDDNFCGLDMNAPLGVSEMVRGIPVFTEDRDRMTSVIAYVYKNHSLAFVGTKSGKLKKGTDGAMCRPA comes from the exons ATGAAAGCCATGCCTTGGAACTGGACTTGCCTGCTCTCCCACCTACTGGTGGTAGGGATGGGCTCCTCCACTCTGCTTCCACGACAGCCACCCCAGCTGTCTCAGAAGCCTTCCTTTGTGACATTCCGAGGGGAGCCTGCCGAGGGCTTCAATCACCTTGTGGTGGATGAGAGGACAGGGCACATTTATTTGGGGGCTGTCAACAGAATCTACAAACTCTCTAGTGACCTCAAAGTCTTGGTGACTCATCAGACAGGGCCAGACGAGGACAACCCCAAGTGTTACCCACCTCGGATTGTTCAGACCTGCAATGAGCCTCTGGCCAGCACCAATAACGTCAACAAAATGCTGCTTATAGACTACAAAGAAAACAGGCTGATCGCATGCGGGAGCCTGTACCAGGGTATCTGCAAGCTCCTGAGGCTAGAGGACCTCTTCAAGTTGGGAGAGCCCTTTCACAAGAAGGAACATTATCTCTCGGGAGTTAACGAGAGTGGCTCAGTCTTTGGGGTGATTGTTTCCTACAGCAACTTTGATGATAAACTCTTTATTGCCACAGCAGTGGATGGCAAACCTGAATATTTTCCtaccatctccagcaggaagctGACTAAGAACTCTGAGGCCGATGGCATGTTTGCTTACGTTTTCCATGATGAATTTGTGGCCTCTATGATTAAGATCCCTTCAGACACTTTCACGGTTATCCCCGACTTTGACATCTACTACGTCTATGGCTTCAGCAGTGGCAATTTTGTCTACTTTTTGACCCTTCAGCCAGAGATGGTGTCTCCCCCAGGCTCCACGACAAAGGAGCAGGTGTACACCTCAAAGCTTGTGAGGCTTTGCAAAGAGGACACAGCCTTCAACTCCTACGTAGAGGTGCCCATTGGCTGTGAGCGCAATGGGGTGGAGTATCGCTTGTTACAGGCTGCCTACTTGTCTAAAGCTGGTGCAGTGCTTGGCCGGACCCTAGGTGTCCGCCCAGATGATGACCTCCTCTTCACCGTCTTCTCCAAGGGCCAGAAGCGGAAGATGAAATCTCTGGATGAGTCTGCCCTGTGCATCTTCATCTTGAAGCAGATCAATGATCGCATTAAGGACCGCCTGCAGTCCTGTTATAGGGGTGAGGGAACACTAGACCTGGCCTGGCTCAAGGTGAAGGACATCCCTTGCAGCAGTGCG CTCCTTACCATTGATGACAACTTCTGTGGCCTGGATATGAATGCTCCCCTGGGAGTTTCCGAAATGGTGCGTGGCATTCCAGTCTTCACAGAAGACAGGGACCGCATGACTTCTGTCATCGCCTATGTCTACAAGAACCACTCACTGGCCTTCGTGGGCACCAAAAGTGGCAAGCTGAAGAAG GGAACAGATGGAGCAATGTGCAGACCTGCTTGA